A segment of the Desulfobacterales bacterium genome:
GTATGTATAGCCGAAAGAACGTTGTCAAGGGTCGAAACCTGCGCCGGTACTATTCTCTGTAAATTTCCATTTTCATAGCAATAACGTGAAAAATATACCTCCCCTTTGCGGGCATCCATTAATGGACAAACCATATTTGATGAAACCGCTGCCTGCATGGCCAATGCATCAAGGTTGGAGACCCCCACAACGGGTTTTCCCGCGGCGACGGCCAGCGCCTTTATCGTACTGATACCGATTCGCAGCCCGGTAAAGCTGCCCGGTCCCCGCCCCACGGCAAATCCATCCATTTCCGACAGCGCCAGGCCCGACAGGTCGACTATCTTCTGAACCATTTCGATTAAATGAACCGCATGGGTTTGGGCGCTGACGCTCGTCGACTCGGCCAGTATCGTTTGGCCGTCCAAAATGGCGACGCTGCAGCTTTTGGTGGACGTGTCCAGTGCAAGGATTCGCATATCAGGTGCTTGTTATTTTAAACTTACCGGAATCGAATCGGTTTCAAAGGCAATCGGCAGGACTTCATCCATATGCTTTACGCAAACAAATTTTATTTTCCGCCGGACATGATTCGGGATTTCAGTTAGGTCTCTTTTATTTTTTTCAGGGATGATAATTGTCCGGATGCCTGCCCGCAGAGCTCCCAGCGCTTTTTCCTTTAGCCCGCCGATGGGAAGGACGCGCCCCCTCAAGGTAATTTCACCGGTCATCGCCACTTTGCTGTTGACCGGCTTTTTCATCAAAGCCGAAATCAGCGCCGTTGTCATTGCAGTGCCTGCCGACGGTCCGTCCTTCGGGATTGCACCGGCCGGAATATGAATGTGGACGTCCATATTTTCAAAAACATTTTCATCTATTCCAAATGAAACCAGATTGGCCCGGGCATAGGTGACCGCAGCCCGCGCCGACTCCTGCATAATATCGCCCAGTTGACCGGTTATGATCAATTCTCCCTTACCGCCGATCAGCGTGGCCTCCACATACAAGACTTCACCGCCGACCTGGGTCCAGGCCAAACCGGTCGCCAAACCGATTTGACTATTTTCTTGGTCCATTTCAGGATAATACTTATGGACCCCTAGATATTTTTGCAGATTGGACCGGGTAATGTGAAAAGGACCTTTTTCCCCTTCAGCGATCTGGCGTGCAACCTTGCGGAAAATCGTACCGATTTCACGTTCAAGGTTTCTTAAGCCCGCTTCAGAAGTATATTCTGAAATAATCTGGCTCAAGGCTCCCGAACTGATGGAGGTTGTTCGTCTCTTCAGCCCATTTTCTTTGATCTGACGCGGAATCAGATGGGTCTCGGCAATGATCTTCTTTTCTTCTTCGGTATAACCCGACA
Coding sequences within it:
- the tsaB gene encoding tRNA (adenosine(37)-N6)-threonylcarbamoyltransferase complex dimerization subunit type 1 TsaB, whose product is MRILALDTSTKSCSVAILDGQTILAESTSVSAQTHAVHLIEMVQKIVDLSGLALSEMDGFAVGRGPGSFTGLRIGISTIKALAVAAGKPVVGVSNLDALAMQAAVSSNMVCPLMDARKGEVYFSRYCYENGNLQRIVPAQVSTLDNVLSAIHTTCVFIGEGARIYQKKIIEKFGPYASFAAPIQNTIRASTIGQLSVNRFKQENPDDVVMLAPEYIRKSDAELGFGHKNKLPQIQP